The Parvularculales bacterium DNA segment GTCTTTCGCACCCGTATACGGCAAGCGGCCCGGAAGTACCTTTTTAGCCTGCTTTGCGTCGTCTAACTTCGCCGAACGTCGTCCAAATTATCATAACTTCGCATAAAATAGACAAATTTCGCCTAACTTCGTCGAACGTGCAAGAAAGCATTACTACAAATTTAATTTGTCGTTTTATTTTCCGGTTGCCTGCGACGGCTTGCAAACTCTGCCAGCCGCTTTATCGCTTGCAGCTCCCGCACCTCCTGAACCGCTAGGCGCTTTTCTAGTTGGTTAATTTTCTCATAGAATAACGTGTCCGTTATAAAATCTTTCTCTATGGCGGTCACTCTGTTCCCCAAGCTGATAACAAAGCCGCAGGCCGCCAACATTGCAGCACAGAGCGCCGTAATGACTGCGTTGATTATTGTATTTTTATTCATTGCTTTTAGTCCCTATTACTCCGCAGCATTATCGCTTTATAGTTTTTTATGTAGGCCGTTTTTTTTATGCTTGCCGATTATTTGTAAATCACATTACAGAACATAAAATAACCGCACAAGTTATATATTTATTAGACGTATATTTTATACGACCTTCGTTGCTTTGTTTCTTAGTGTTGTCTGCGTTGGCTTATCCTGCTTTTTACCTTGTAAGCGGGCACGGCTCAAGAGAGCATACGACAATAGACTTTATTAATCGGCCGATTGTTTTCAGTAATTACTATTTGATAGTCGTACAATTAAGGAAAGTTAACGGCATGTTTATCCGCAAAAACTGCGAAAAAAAATAAAAATAATCACTATTAGATTAGCTGTCTATTGTCTTATATATCACCACTGCCGACGGCTTCTTTTGAATAAGTATACAGTGTTGAATATGGCCCGCCAGCAGGCCGGGTACGTCAAACTACTGCCGCCTGCCAACTTCTGCCAACTGACTGCCGCCAACTTCTGCCAACTAATCCCCAGGCAATTGCCAGCTAAAAGTTCTGAGCGCCTGCTTGCTAAAGAATTCTAATATAACACCTCAAACACCTCTCTATATATTCTCTGTAAGCCGTTTTAACGTGTCATTTTGGAGCGCTAACAGCGTGCCCTATAGGTATGGATACCCGGGCCAATTAGCAGCCCTTAAACGGCTTTAAAACGCTTATTTTAATTTTTTACCCCCTGCACGATATTTTCAAACACCCATAGCATCAGCGCCAAGGCGTCGGCCTCATTGTCGTCTTCTGGCCTGTATCCGTGCTGGCGTACCGCCTCAAGTACTTGCGCCTTGGTGGCGTTTCCCCTCCCGGTGGCGTGTTTCTTGATGGTCCCCACCGGTACACCCTCGTAGGGTATCCCCCGCTTCTCACACCATGCCGTCAAGTGCGCCAGGAATCCCCCGTAAGCGTGTGCAGCATCCACCCCCAAGTGCCGCCGGACCTCCTCGTAATACACCACACCAAACGGCCCGGCAGTCTCGTGCAGCTCAGTCAGGAAGCGGGCAAACTTCAAGTAACGCATTCCGCCCCCCTGCCACCGGGTAGGCCTGAAGTTAACCGTCCCACTAGTCACCACCCCCGCAGGCGATTGAACCGCCCAGCCAGTCTGTGTACCAAGATCAAGCGCCAGCACTGTGAGCCGCTCGTTGTCGTCTTCTGTTTGTTCCATTCCGCTCCCCCCTAGAACTCCCGGAAAGTCAGCCGCACACGCACACCGAGAAACCCCTACACACTTATACTTGTATAAGTAATATGTTACTTATTCTAAAAATAAGTAACTTATATATTACTTATATATAAGTATATAGGGGGTTAGGGTTCCTATCTGGAAATACCCCTACAACCCTTGATATATATAGGTTTCCGGCAGTTGCACCCATAACCGGTGTCGTTTATCTCTGCCAACTGCGTAAAAATTGCAAGTTATTGATTATTAACGATTACCTTTAACAAGTAGATGGCAGATGGCAGAAAATTAGACGGTTTTGCCATCTACTTCTACCTATTTTAAGCACTTTTTAGCCGCCAATTTCCGCCCCGTCTCTTGTTACCCAGACGTCGGGATTTTCAACCGGTAAGACCGCACCAGTTTGCGGGCACCGGTAGTGCGTTGGCTTTATATGTAGCCAGCCTTGTCTAGCGTCGTCTTCTTTAAGATTATCCGACGCAGGTGGCGGGAATATCATGCCCTCTACACAGATGTAGCCGAACTTGCTACGAGCAGCAGGCGGCAGCCCGTAGTCTTTGGAATTCTTGAAAAATTTTATATGCCCTTTAGTAGATAAAACCGACAGCCGCTCTCTAATAGTCTTGTGACCGCCTAGACCTGCCTCCCCTTCGAAGGCGTCTGCGAACTGGTTATTGGTATATACTCGCCCCGCTATCGCCTCATCCGACAACAATTGTATAATCATGTCACGCTTGCGGCCCCGCTCGGCGTCTAGCTTTTCCCCGTAATCCTGTTGTATTAGTCGTTCGCTAACTGGGGTTATTTCCTTCCACTGCCCTTCACTTTTACACAACGTCTTGGTAGCAGGTGCCGAACCGTTACGCAGTTCAAATACAAGTTTTCTGTCGTTTGATTCTTCGTCCGGACGATAGAGCAGCAAGCCAGAAGAATAGTAGCCACGAAGGCTACCAGCACCAGAGAAAGCTAAAAAAGGGTCCTCTTTTACTTGTTGCTTGGCTAACTTCCGAGTATGGTGAACTAGTATTATCCCCGCTTCTGGGTTAATAGAATCCCGCAGTTTTTCGACACGCTCCTGTAAGAAATACATCATAGAGTTGTTGTCGTTTTCACTGTGACCACTTGGTCCGCCGTCGAATATATTGCGAATAGGATCTATAACTAGTAGGTCCATCTGTCCGGCTGCGTTAAACTCCTCTAAGCCCATCCGTACACACTCCATTCCATTGTCGTTCAATGTCATTTTAAAACGTGATGTTATAGACATGTTCGGCCCGGCCTTGTCTTTTATTTCCTCAGACAGCGGGATGCCCTGTACACGTTCTCGTAGGTAGTGGTAATCAATTTCGGCTTGTAAGTAGTAGATGCGCAAAGGACGAGGCGGCCGCATTCCTAAGAAAGGTTCACCGGCTGCCAACTGGATTAGCCAATTAAGTAAAAAGTCTGTTTTGCCTACCTTGGCAGCACCACCGAAAACGAGCAGGCCCCCCGGGGTTAATATGCGGGGCTCAATCAAGTCCAATGGCATTGAGCTGCCATCCTTAAACAGGGTACACAAGCCTTGTACCGGTGGTCCGGCCCTGTCTTTAATAGCTGTCATTGGGCTATCTAAAATAAAG contains these protein-coding regions:
- a CDS encoding AAA family ATPase → MTDNITWLDFNDAPDQTPENEIIDTEEARTALLERLPEVLKHLFPAGKRLGNTFVVGDLQGHPGKSLTVNLEGSRHGLWYDFATSEGGDVFSLWAGARGMDTASCFPEVLCDIGAWLNLQPAKARTISAPKKNVCQLDTLGPPSCKWNYTDSDGGLIACVYRYDTPSGKQYRPWDVKKRRNAAPSPRPLYNQTGLIASASVVLVEGEKAADALIHKGIVATTAMNGASAPVDKTDWRPLVGKNVTIWPDNDEAGKAYAQKAAKAIAEAGARTVVVMSLPDGLPIKWDAADAVAEGRDIKRFILDSPMTAIKDRAGPPVQGLCTLFKDGSSMPLDLIEPRILTPGGLLVFGGAAKVGKTDFLLNWLIQLAAGEPFLGMRPPRPLRIYYLQAEIDYHYLRERVQGIPLSEEIKDKAGPNMSITSRFKMTLNDNGMECVRMGLEEFNAAGQMDLLVIDPIRNIFDGGPSGHSENDNNSMMYFLQERVEKLRDSINPEAGIILVHHTRKLAKQQVKEDPFLAFSGAGSLRGYYSSGLLLYRPDEESNDRKLVFELRNGSAPATKTLCKSEGQWKEITPVSERLIQQDYGEKLDAERGRKRDMIIQLLSDEAIAGRVYTNNQFADAFEGEAGLGGHKTIRERLSVLSTKGHIKFFKNSKDYGLPPAARSKFGYICVEGMIFPPPASDNLKEDDARQGWLHIKPTHYRCPQTGAVLPVENPDVWVTRDGAEIGG